From the Drosophila suzukii chromosome 2 unlocalized genomic scaffold, CBGP_Dsuzu_IsoJpt1.0 scf_2c, whole genome shotgun sequence genome, one window contains:
- the LOC139354498 gene encoding uncharacterized protein, whose translation MAGRLPDTRRIRVVTARRGERESLETKGGDRESLETNEGERESLETNEGERERLETKDGDRERMETSRAEQECRMQKGITELLWTLDSPVNFGPGEEVPHLGSGAAHRRATSGTGISGTAAVGETSIGSGT comes from the exons atggccggccgcttaccagatacgcggcgaattcgcgtagtaacggcgcggcggggagaacgagagagtctggagaccaagggtggagatcgagagagtttggagaccaacgaaggagagcgagagag tttggagaccaatgaaggagagcgagagagattggagaccaaggatggagatcgagagagaatggagacttcacgggcagagcaagagtgccgtatgcagaaggggataacggaactcctctggactttggactctcccgtgaactttggaccgggagaggaagtgccacatctcggcagtggagcggcacacaggcgtgccacaagcggcacgggaatcagcggaacggcagcagtgggcgaaacatctattggaagcggtacataa